In one Sphingomonas sp. AP4-R1 genomic region, the following are encoded:
- a CDS encoding NAD(P)-dependent oxidoreductase: protein MSKKVGIIGLGAMGSGAARRLVEKGFDVAVFDVRAEQIEALSACAPASSPADLAAKSDIILAFLPYSHQVEKVALGANGVIEGARPGSIFVNMSTSAPSTTQRIAEVLGEKQIAVVGAPMNGGPHLALSGELALVVGGEDDAVETCRPVLSCLGEIRHVGGVGAGEVVKIINNLLLAICTTANAEALVLGVKAGIDPDKLVDAIVHGVGSNHAMRKQYQQHVLKGDFGENDLFSVDFMRKDLALALDLGKELKVPLMYGAMADQMYQATQAKGRSANYHPVVVTLLEELVGVEVRSKNK, encoded by the coding sequence GTGAGTAAGAAAGTCGGAATCATTGGCCTAGGCGCCATGGGTAGTGGGGCGGCCAGGCGCCTCGTCGAAAAGGGTTTCGACGTCGCAGTGTTCGACGTTCGGGCTGAACAGATCGAGGCGCTCAGCGCGTGTGCGCCCGCAAGCTCGCCGGCCGATCTTGCCGCAAAGAGCGACATCATTCTCGCTTTCCTGCCCTATAGCCATCAGGTCGAGAAGGTGGCGCTGGGCGCAAATGGCGTGATCGAGGGCGCGCGACCCGGCTCCATCTTCGTCAACATGAGCACGAGCGCGCCGTCGACGACACAGAGGATCGCTGAGGTTCTGGGCGAGAAGCAGATTGCCGTCGTGGGTGCGCCCATGAACGGCGGTCCCCATCTGGCCTTATCGGGCGAACTGGCGCTCGTCGTCGGCGGCGAGGACGATGCCGTCGAGACATGCCGGCCGGTACTGAGCTGCCTCGGCGAGATCCGCCATGTTGGCGGTGTGGGGGCGGGCGAGGTCGTCAAGATCATCAACAATCTCCTGCTGGCGATCTGCACGACCGCCAATGCTGAGGCGTTGGTACTGGGCGTCAAAGCCGGCATCGACCCTGACAAGCTTGTCGATGCGATCGTTCACGGCGTCGGCTCCAATCACGCCATGCGTAAGCAATATCAACAGCATGTGCTCAAGGGCGACTTCGGCGAGAATGACCTCTTCTCGGTCGACTTCATGCGCAAGGATCTGGCGCTGGCGCTCGACCTCGGCAAGGAACTCAAGGTGCCGTTGATGTACGGCGCGATGGCGGACCAGATGTACCAGGCCACCCAGGCGAAGGGACGCTCCGCCAACTATCACCCGGTCGTGGTGACGCTGCTGGAGGAACTGGTGGGTGTCGAGGTGCGCAGCAAGAACAAATGA
- a CDS encoding carboxymuconolactone decarboxylase family protein: MDDLASLATQFPASDRAEIVREKGEAFFQAVDGFWGAVYRSPHLTLRMKELVMVALHASSSSLNADAIKRHTQRAIAAGASETDVIDVLVTIIPLANHPLYIGIPILMEELEKAGQGDQTQMPEMLPHILAIKENFVRSRGYWTAMRDTIGSWMPEYFASFINACMEPWRSGSLTPAERELMYIAIDCSITHTYEPGMRMHIQNALRYGATRDQIMEVFQLAALLGTEGYVLGLTAMTDPV; the protein is encoded by the coding sequence ATGGATGACCTTGCCAGCCTGGCTACCCAGTTTCCCGCTTCCGATCGTGCCGAAATCGTAAGGGAGAAAGGCGAGGCCTTTTTTCAGGCCGTTGATGGCTTCTGGGGGGCTGTCTATCGGTCCCCACATTTGACGCTGCGGATGAAGGAGCTCGTAATGGTGGCGCTCCACGCTTCTTCCAGCTCCCTCAACGCCGATGCGATCAAGCGGCACACGCAGCGTGCGATCGCTGCCGGGGCGAGCGAAACCGACGTGATCGATGTGCTCGTGACCATCATTCCGCTCGCCAATCATCCCCTGTATATCGGAATCCCGATCCTAATGGAGGAGCTCGAAAAGGCGGGGCAGGGAGATCAGACCCAGATGCCAGAGATGCTACCCCACATCCTCGCGATCAAGGAGAATTTCGTTCGGTCACGCGGCTACTGGACGGCGATGCGTGACACGATCGGCAGCTGGATGCCCGAGTATTTTGCGTCCTTCATCAACGCCTGCATGGAACCTTGGCGGAGCGGTTCTCTCACCCCCGCTGAACGCGAGCTCATGTATATCGCGATCGACTGCTCGATCACCCATACCTACGAGCCCGGCATGCGCATGCACATCCAGAATGCGCTGCGCTACGGCGCAACCCGCGACCAGATAATGGAGGTTTTCCAGCTCGCCGCCTTGCTCGGAACCGAGGGCTATGTGCTCGGCCTCACCGCCATGACCGATCCGGTCTGA
- a CDS encoding putative quinol monooxygenase, with the protein MSQNITLADNGEVACVAITVAKPGFEARVRKALEDLIDPVRAEQGCLQYDLHVDLDNDGRFAFVERWTNLEDFNAHCVAPHINDYLELTNGWLADAQHFPMRRIG; encoded by the coding sequence ATGAGCCAGAATATAACGCTCGCCGACAATGGTGAGGTCGCCTGCGTGGCGATTACTGTCGCAAAGCCTGGGTTTGAGGCCCGGGTCCGCAAGGCACTGGAGGATTTGATAGATCCGGTGCGCGCCGAGCAAGGCTGCCTCCAATATGATCTCCATGTCGATCTCGATAACGACGGCCGGTTCGCGTTCGTTGAACGATGGACCAATCTGGAAGACTTCAACGCTCATTGCGTGGCGCCGCACATCAACGATTATCTCGAACTCACCAATGGCTGGCTCGCGGATGCCCAGCACTTCCCGATGAGGCGGATCGGCTGA
- a CDS encoding VOC family protein — MQIAFAVKDLDETLRFWTEVMKVGPFVVIDNSVAGRRVVYRGEETGMDSSLAFSYVGDVQIEIVHQTNDEPSPFKDFLDSGREGLQHIAFWPADFEGACSQLEQLGFREILSMYTDDGARNVVYYEAPPHVGVMVEIVPWTASRQAYFSRIQNLTRNWDGTRPVRRFASREEFLATGEGTE; from the coding sequence ATGCAGATCGCTTTTGCCGTGAAGGACCTCGATGAGACGTTGCGGTTCTGGACAGAGGTCATGAAGGTTGGACCCTTCGTGGTGATCGACAACTCGGTCGCGGGGCGGCGGGTGGTCTATCGCGGCGAGGAAACCGGCATGGATTCCTCGCTCGCCTTCTCTTATGTCGGGGATGTCCAGATCGAGATCGTCCATCAGACGAACGATGAGCCCTCGCCATTCAAAGATTTTCTCGACAGCGGTCGTGAAGGCCTACAGCATATCGCGTTCTGGCCCGCAGATTTCGAGGGCGCGTGCAGCCAGCTCGAACAGCTTGGGTTCCGCGAGATCCTTTCCATGTATACCGACGACGGCGCGCGCAACGTCGTATATTACGAAGCGCCGCCGCATGTCGGTGTGATGGTCGAGATCGTGCCGTGGACGGCATCGCGTCAGGCCTATTTCAGCCGGATTCAAAACCTGACCCGAAACTGGGACGGGACGCGTCCTGTGCGCCGTTTCGCCAGCCGGGAAGAATTCCTCGCTACCGGCGAAGGCACCGAGTGA